In a genomic window of Bombina bombina isolate aBomBom1 chromosome 8, aBomBom1.pri, whole genome shotgun sequence:
- the LOC128638824 gene encoding zinc finger protein 574: MAEDVETPVVFQHQYMCSECGVLYNTLEDVLLHQQNHFGEGIQTTLPQDVSVDLNDLQGLVEERQYQCLECGQVLLSPDELLRHQDMHMREIPQVPAQPPSQGSSQIHYQCCECKELFTSPELWLSHRRKHKKDEEPPQQNVVLQTGSGIQALLSLQNVLLDERSLNGWGLEMPAVISGTSQDADIVPSTPTFTGRTTVQQELEEMTEMHPYECSECSQVFHTPEEFLEHQGRHFIETEKESVASPVYEIPENTAPSTAIIEMLRKDWMQEEKDKNLKEAWVSLQRVYKCQECKKECTSAEELRKHRKEHQTEDFPCPDCDRLFTSANRLQSHRRVHVEGTLQCPNCYKVFKKEASLEQHMRVHRGEALHLCVDCGLGFGTEMTLVLHRKSHTADPFYHCHCGKTFSNMTKFLYHRRTHVGKSGVPVSKSEKPLVTEKEGFAVLTDPHTPPPVNLSIQSVTSEITGIQEAPKNIVTQENGFNSSIPVEENQTTSAETFQCPQCSKTFFSRLRMVRHKRVVHVLERKHKCSMCGKRFKKQVHLRNHVRTHTGERPFQCTDCGKTFGSRANLTRHNLTHTGEKPYRCEVCGRGFTQSSNLQQHCTKHTGVNPFPCQMCGMSFSHAYKLALHVYEHTGILPYKCPECGKAFMRRKLMELHQLGHHGKEPLHCRDCGVVFAVESQLSEHKCSCTWNLHVCPTCGKKLNSKISLERHMQVHDGKQTYKCHICGKFFSTQSGVSRHKQRHSGVRPHRCSVCGKVFAASSSLLLHHRTHTGERPFSCKDCGKAFRQTTHLREHQRLHTGERPYRCHECGMSFIQSTHLAEHKRIHTGEQPYSCADCGKTFKTRSNLRTHRKSHEAQPQQMIMCTELGETIAIIESVEPLPIVETIEIYQAALEGNLHVENAN; the protein is encoded by the coding sequence ATGGCAGAGGATGTTGAGACTCCAGTGGTGTTTCAGCATCAATATATGTGTTCAGAATGTGGGGTTCTTTACAACACACTGGAAGATGTATTGCTTCATCAACAGAACCACTTTGGTGAGGGAATACAGACCACATTACCCCAGGATGTGTCTGTGGATCTGAATGACCTACAAGGCCTTGTGGAAGAAAGGCAGTATCAGTGTCTTGAATGTGGACAAGTCTTGCTATCACCTGATGAGTTGCTACGCCACCAGGATATGCACATGAGGGAGATTCCACAGGTTCCAGCCCAGCCTCCCTCACAGGGGAGTAGTCAGATCCATTACCAGTGCTGCGAGTGTAAGGAGCTTTTTACTTCACCTGAACTGTGGCTTAGTCACCGTCGGAAACACAAAAAAGATGAGGAGCCGCCCCAGCAAAATGTGGTCCTACAGACAGGTTCTGGTATCCAGGCCTTACTGAGTTTGCAGAATGTCCTTCTAGATGAGAGATCGTTAAATGGCTGGGGTTTGGAGATGCCAGCTGTAATTTCAGGCACAAGTCAGGATGCAGACATTGTGCCAAGCACCCCTACCTTCACTGGGAGAACAACTGTGCAGCAAGAACTTGAAGAGATGACAGAGATGCACCCTTATGAGTGCTCAGAGTGCAGCCAAGTTTTTCACACCCCAGAAGAGTTTCTGGAACACCAGGGGCGACACTTTATTGAAACTGAGAAAGAAAGTGTGGCATCTCCAGTGTATGAAATCCCAGAAAACACAGCACCTTCAACAGCTATAATTGAGATGTTGCGCAAAGACTGGATGCAGGAAGAAAAAGACAAGAACTTAAAAGAAGCATGGGTTTCTCTTCAGCGAGTTTACAAGTGCCAAGAATGCAAGAAAGAGTGTACCTCAGCAGAGGAATTGCGTAAGCATCGTAAAGAACATCAAACAGAGGACTTTCCCTGCCCCGACTGTGATCGACTTTTCACTTCAGCCAATAGGCTACAGTCCCATCGGCGAGTGCATGTAGAAGGCACTCTTCAGTGTCCAAATTGCTACAAAGTATTTAAGAAAGAGGCTTCTCTGGAGCAGCACATGCGTGTGCATCGTGGAGAGGCACTTCACTTGTGTGTGGACTGTGGATTAGGATTTGGCACAGAGATGACCCTGGTGCTGCATCGAAAGAGCCATACAGCAGATCCTTTCTACCACTGCCACTGTGGCAAAACTTTTAGCAACATGACCAAATTTTTGTATCACCGTAGAACACATGTTGGTAAGAGTGGGGTACCTGTGTCGAAATCCGAAAAGCCACTTGTTACAGAGAAAGAGGGCTTTGCAGTACTGACAGACCCACATACTCCTCCTCCTGTGAATTTGTCAATACAATCAGTAACTTCTGAAATTACAGGGATACAAGAAGCTCCAAAAAACATAGTGACCCAAGAGAATGGTTTTAATAGCTCCATCCCTGTAGAAGAGAATCAGACTACATCAGCTGAGACCTTTCAGTGCCCACAGTGCAGCAAAACATTTTTCTCACGTTTGAGAATGGTACGTCACAAACGTGTTGTTCATGTTCTTGAAAGAAAGCACAAATGTAGCATGTGTGGAAAACGCTTCAAGAAACAAGTGCACTTGCGGAACCATGTACGCACTCATACAGGTGAACGGCCCTTCCAATGTACAGACTGTGGAAAGACATTTGGTTCACGGGCGAACTTGACCAGACACAACCTCACACACACTGGGGAGAAGCCATATAGGTGTGAAGTCTGTGGTCGGGGCTTCACACAGAGTTCTAACCTACAGCAACATTGTACAAAGCACACAGGTGTCAACCCCTTTCCATGCCAGATGTGTGGAATGTCATTCAGTCATGCTTATAAGTTGGCATTGCATGTTTATGAACACACAGGCATCCTCCCTTACAAGTGCCCAGAATGTGGCAAAGCATTCATGCGCAGAAAGTTAATGGAGTTGCACCAGCTTGGCCACCATGGCAAGGAGCCACTTCACTGTCGAGATTGTGGAGTTGTGTTTGCTGTGGAATCTCAACTTTCAGAACATAAGTGTTCTTGTACATGGAATCTGCATGTATGCCCTACTTGTGGCAAAAAGCTAAACTCTAAGATAAGCCTAGAACGCCACATGCAAGTACATGATGGCAAACAAACCTATAAATGCCATATCTGTGGAAAATTCTTTAGCACTCAGAGTGGAGTGAGCAGACACAAGCAGCGGCACTCTGGTGTGCGACCTCACAGATGTAGTGTTTGTGGTAAAGTGTTTGCTGCATCCTCTAGTCTTCTATTGCACCACAGGACCCACACAGGAGAACGCCCCTTTTCATGTAAAGATTGTGGCAAGGCTTTTAGGCAAACTACTCACCTCAGAGAGCACCAACGGTTACACACAGGGGAGAGGCCGTACCGTTGCCATGAATGTGGTATGTCCTTTATCCAGTCCACACACCTGGCAGAACACAAACGTATCCACACTGGGGAACAGCCATACTCTTGTGCTGACTGTGGTAAAACTTTTAAGACAAGGTCAAATCTTCGCACCCATCGCAAATCACATGAGGCTCAACCACAGCAGATGATCATGTGCACAGAACTTGGAGAAACTATTGCAATAATAGAGAGTGTTGAGCCACTCCCCATTGTAGAGACCATAGAGATTTACCAGGCTGCCCTGGAAGGGAATTTACATGTAGAAAATGCAAACTAG